In Achromobacter pestifer, the DNA window AGCGAATACGGGAACCACTGCGACAGGTCGACGCCGTAGAACTTCTGCCCTTCGACGGTGTAGTGCGCGGTAAAGCCGCCCAGCAGCACCTGGAAGCCGAACAGCGCCACGACCAGGAACAGGTACTTGCCCAGGGCGCGCTGCGAGGGCGTCAGCGGAAACGTGGTCAGCGGATCCTTGGCCGGCGCCTGCGGCTCCTCCTCCTCCTTGCCGCGCAAGAAGGCCCAGGCCCAGACCAGGAAGCCTATGCCCGCCAGCAGCACCACCACGCTGAGGATGGACCACATGACGTTCTCGGCGCTGGGCACGTTGTCGATCAGCGGTTCATGCGGCCAGTTGTTGGTGTAGGTGACGTTCTTGCCTTCGCGCTCGGTGGCCGCGGCCCACGCCGTCCAGAAGAAGAAATGCGTGAGCTGGGTGCGGCGCGCGGCGTCGGGCAGCGTGTTTTCCTTCATCGCGAAGTTCTCGCGGCTGCGGTGCAGCGCGGGCGCGTCGGAGAACAGCTGGTCGTAGTAGGCCGCGGTCTGCGCCATGGCGCGGGCGCGCCGCGGGCTCACCGCCAGCGTGTCGGTGGCGGCATCGCTGCGGTTGGCGCGGTACTCGGCCTTCAGTTCCGCGCGCAGCGCGGCCTGGGCGCCCGCGTCCAGCTGCGCGTAGTCCTGCCCATGCTTCTCGCGCGCGGCCAGATCCAGCCAGGCCGTCAGTTCACGGTGCAGCCAGTCGGCCGTCCAGTCCGGCGCCTGGTAGGCGCCGTGCCCCCAGACCGATCCCAGCTGCATGCCGCCGACCGACTGCCAGGCCGTCTGGCCATCCAGGATGTCGTCGCGGCCGAACAGCGGCTTGCCGTCGGTTGTCACGACCTGCCCGGGAATCGGCGGCGCCTGGCGATAGACCTCGCCGCCGTAGAAACCCAGCAAAGCGAACGTGACCGCCAATACGGCGATCAATGTGAACCATAATTTCCGATACGGACCCATGATGGGAACGCCCTCCAGTGTTGCGGTTTTGGGGTACGTACCCATATGCGAAATCCGTGCCAGGAAAAAATCCATTCAAATCATCAACTTGCAACGGGCGCGGTCTTTTTGACCGCCCGCAAGAAGGGTACAAATCACCGATATAGGGTGATTTGGACCACGAAATGCCGACGCTGCGCCGGGCGCCAGCCTCTTACAATCCCCGCTGCATTCCCCCTCTTTCCAAGGAACCGATCGCATGGCCACGGGCAAGCCCGACGCATGGAGCCTCTTCCTGACCGCGCATGCGCTGGTGGTGGAAGACATCGAAAAGCGCCTGTCGGCCGCCGGCCTGCCGCCGCTGGCCTGGTATGACGCGTTGTGGGCGCTGGAGCGCGCGCCTGGCGGCACGGCCAGGATGTTCGAGATCGCCGAACGCATGGTGATCGCGCGCTACAACCTGACGCGCCTGATGGACCGCATCGAGGCCGAAGGCCTG includes these proteins:
- a CDS encoding MarR family winged helix-turn-helix transcriptional regulator, with protein sequence MATGKPDAWSLFLTAHALVVEDIEKRLSAAGLPPLAWYDALWALERAPGGTARMFEIAERMVIARYNLTRLMDRIEAEGLVERFRSDEDRRATYARLTPKGRALRREMWKVYGPAVDELFLSRLPPAQQESMAASFLDIARHVRASSKESAE